GCGGGAAGTAGAAAATGAGGGCTGCCAGTATGACGAGCATCCTTGTATACTCCAGGTAGAAGATCCATTTACGCTGTTCCAGTATCGCGCCGGTATTCACCAGGCTGAGAAGAATGAAGAGCACCGATAAGGCCGCCAGTCCGTGCGGAATGGCCTTTTCGAAAAGCACCGTGAAGAACAGCAGTACGAGGCTGAGCGTCGTTTGGGCAATGATATATACACGTTGAAACTTCGTGTTCTTCGCTTTTGCCGGCGCGAACAGCCATTTCTGCTCCAGCTCCGGACGAATGTTCCCGTCAATATCATCCGGCTTGCCGAACACTACTTTCCACTTTGCGCGAAAGCCTTTTGCCCGGCGGAATGCCGTAAACAATTCCAGTGCAAAATGAAACTGCTGCCAAAGGAAGCTGTAGCTCTTTAAAGGCGTAGTAAGGCCGAATACACACTTCACATCCTCTTTCTCTTTTACGAACGTACCAAACAACTTATCCCAGATGATAAACACATCGCCATAGTTTTTATCTAGATACACTTCATTGGATGAGTGATGCACGCGATGATGCGAAGGCGTTACCATAAAGTACTCCAGGATGCCCAGTTTGCCAATAGTTTGCGTGTGAATGAAGAACGGGTAAAGTCCATGTACGAGCAGCAGCGAAGTGATCATCGCCGGCGGAAACCCGATAAACGGCAACACCGCCCAGAACAATGATCTTATCACCGCCTGAAACACAGTAATGCGTGCAGATACGGTGTAATTGAAGTCTTCACTCTGGTGATGCACTACATGCGCCGCCCAAAGGATGTTTACTTCATGTGCAAGGCGGTGGTACCAGTACCAGATGAAGTCGGTGAAGAGCAACAGCGCCACCCAGGTCGCCCAGTGCGGCTTAATGTCGAAGAGCGCAAAGTGTTCATGTATATAGGCGAAAAAGAAGTAAAAGATGCCGGTGGTAAACACGTCGAGCAGGCGCTCGGCAATGCCCACGTTGATATTAGCCACCGATTCTGCGAACTGGAAATAGTTCTTACCGGTTTTACGGGCCAACAAATATTCAACTCCCATGAATAGTAAA
This genomic interval from Chitinophaga horti contains the following:
- a CDS encoding sterol desaturase family protein yields the protein MELNLLAFAIIGFLLFMGVEYLLARKTGKNYFQFAESVANINVGIAERLLDVFTTGIFYFFFAYIHEHFALFDIKPHWATWVALLLFTDFIWYWYHRLAHEVNILWAAHVVHHQSEDFNYTVSARITVFQAVIRSLFWAVLPFIGFPPAMITSLLLVHGLYPFFIHTQTIGKLGILEYFMVTPSHHRVHHSSNEVYLDKNYGDVFIIWDKLFGTFVKEKEDVKCVFGLTTPLKSYSFLWQQFHFALELFTAFRRAKGFRAKWKVVFGKPDDIDGNIRPELEQKWLFAPAKAKNTKFQRVYIIAQTTLSLVLLFFTVLFEKAIPHGLAALSVLFILLSLVNTGAILEQRKWIFYLEYTRMLVILAALIFYFPHLYAVGTVVFAILLVTLYFRTLQQRFDRILYQRVNR